In Pseudoalteromonas sp. NC201, a single window of DNA contains:
- the pgsB gene encoding poly-gamma-glutamate synthase PgsB: protein MSVEALKSQLEALFFAETEKFWLNLYQHKYSALIDELCAWELIYNRPENEDETDWLVLQSIAFLRHKIETLHEQILLLEVSHTGFVQRIAKSEFASEKELHIIAYAQELGTTKVALEQDKKAFSRWFDEGAVVARYQHQVATIEQQIKFLIAKLGALTNRYLRAHHDTLENAWQRLDLQPFCLNLLAHSQNQHIRHGLIRALVNMVATLNNYEVDSELDAELIAKLIELLESDNMPYQATVDILEILIHQRPTFIRAYMWALLEEANDIENSQQVDAEVLYILSIFPKIIVSQPKLTEKDLNMLCALSEHTLPRVRQVTLEFVEFYPTSFAQELIAKRFEQESENAVLFTLIKQLSADRFCQQDFAFLLWQRVLTGDFSMQLKRLALEQSARIMLNMQLESNQAELCFKRFIDTLNDCLSNETNIAVCRYITRAREQLGSFYHQAIIAQLNASLEANEQSDALATWSRDELGRSLSYIAQRGQSLNASKTKAGWRIQQGYRQARRLWRVIHEIRQPSTDKRQSYSHTKAKKPSVSIHVPSCTTAEISETKVPGELLFNIAEQTSRPHLPLLDFLLSVLTNDHSKEDAKTYTPDGILAVTPPSTLWRRLKAYWTITWQFAELDRLRKGNELEQGKYLDALNTLGFSLHFSAYGDIAKTPFPVAKDIQQLYTRSGVTSALLTIWSSFKEYVDAIYQNSISQLVFFVLAFISYFWTRHIYVSKRIKQNRKHIPVSIGGWGTRGKSGTERLKSALFSSLALRVVSKTTGCEAMLIYSKISGEQYEIPLFRPFDKASIWEQADVLHFAKQVKADVFLWECMGLTPRYVKILVRWMKDNFATITNAYPDHEDILGPTGLDVAKEMSAFLGYNTQVFTAEQNMASVLNLAAEQKNTSLIQIHWGDGYQITPDILAKYPYVEHPDNIALVCKMAQYIGINKDYVFKETASRVIPDVGVLQQFTTAKIGAISQSFINSMSANERLATIENWKRLNIVEQGKQAQIVALINNRNDRVARSQVFANILANDLHFDAIVVIGTNIDGFFKYFMVALENLLHSIFSNNDHNALRDLLRRLRLTLSRDALIASLNTTTDKLPESAFSSLDSLQSQLNNEDDTHHPTLKRFEAWTIAQSLLEVEDLSTRLSQTAALAEQLASLKCTLVHDSDIKPDALNQIIAKQALPNEHQIIVGMQNIKGAGLGYVYMWQKWQLFNQHCERLSHRNVTQTEFRNGLSRILQQEELSAIECQYLADKLDLFEALPNAQSEFSQAELTQIKRKLEQQIQRLGSKDNTRARSPLTRFLNKLVESFLDAGAAVKRKKIAVQVYKDIADFRITIEKATLILSELNRSQKPGWLKLQNGKRRKK from the coding sequence ATGAGCGTTGAAGCCTTAAAGAGTCAATTAGAAGCCCTATTTTTTGCCGAAACTGAAAAGTTTTGGCTGAACTTGTATCAACATAAATACAGTGCGTTGATCGACGAATTGTGTGCATGGGAACTCATTTACAATCGCCCTGAAAACGAGGATGAAACCGACTGGCTGGTACTTCAATCTATCGCCTTTTTGCGGCATAAAATTGAGACCCTACATGAGCAAATTTTGCTGCTCGAGGTATCCCACACCGGATTTGTACAGCGTATCGCTAAGTCTGAATTTGCCAGCGAAAAAGAGCTACATATTATCGCCTATGCTCAAGAACTTGGCACCACTAAAGTCGCGTTAGAACAAGATAAAAAAGCATTTTCACGATGGTTTGACGAAGGCGCTGTAGTTGCTCGATATCAACATCAAGTTGCCACGATAGAACAGCAAATTAAGTTTTTAATTGCCAAACTTGGCGCCCTAACTAACCGATATTTACGTGCTCATCACGATACTCTAGAAAATGCTTGGCAACGTTTGGATTTGCAGCCATTTTGCTTAAACTTACTCGCCCATAGCCAAAATCAACATATTCGTCATGGCTTGATCCGCGCATTGGTGAATATGGTCGCAACCTTGAACAACTATGAGGTTGACTCGGAATTAGACGCAGAGCTTATCGCCAAACTTATTGAGTTGCTTGAGTCTGACAATATGCCCTATCAAGCCACCGTCGATATTCTAGAGATCTTAATACATCAACGCCCCACCTTTATTCGTGCCTACATGTGGGCTTTGCTTGAAGAAGCGAACGACATTGAAAATAGTCAGCAAGTTGATGCAGAAGTGCTCTATATTTTGAGTATCTTCCCTAAAATTATTGTCAGCCAGCCAAAGCTTACAGAAAAAGACCTCAATATGCTTTGTGCACTCAGCGAGCACACCTTACCTAGGGTGCGCCAGGTTACGCTAGAGTTTGTCGAGTTTTATCCCACATCCTTTGCACAAGAGTTAATCGCCAAACGGTTTGAGCAAGAGAGTGAAAATGCCGTACTTTTCACCTTGATAAAACAGTTATCCGCAGACCGCTTTTGCCAGCAGGACTTTGCATTTTTACTGTGGCAACGTGTGCTAACAGGCGACTTTAGTATGCAGCTCAAGCGCTTAGCGCTTGAGCAAAGCGCACGTATTATGCTGAATATGCAACTTGAATCAAATCAAGCCGAACTCTGCTTCAAACGGTTTATTGATACCTTAAATGACTGCTTATCGAACGAAACAAACATCGCCGTTTGCCGTTATATCACCAGAGCCAGGGAACAGCTAGGTAGCTTCTATCATCAAGCCATCATCGCGCAGCTCAATGCTTCTCTTGAAGCCAACGAACAAAGTGACGCATTGGCAACTTGGTCTCGTGATGAACTGGGCCGCTCACTTTCTTATATTGCACAGCGCGGTCAAAGTCTTAATGCCTCAAAAACAAAAGCTGGCTGGCGTATCCAACAAGGATATCGTCAAGCAAGAAGATTATGGCGAGTAATACACGAAATAAGACAACCAAGTACCGATAAACGTCAAAGCTATTCCCATACCAAAGCGAAAAAGCCCAGCGTATCGATCCACGTCCCTAGCTGCACTACCGCGGAAATTAGCGAAACAAAAGTGCCGGGGGAGTTGCTCTTTAATATCGCCGAACAAACGAGTCGACCACATCTACCATTACTCGACTTTTTGCTAAGTGTACTGACTAATGACCACAGTAAAGAAGACGCCAAAACCTATACGCCGGATGGTATTTTAGCCGTTACTCCGCCATCGACTTTGTGGCGACGCCTTAAGGCGTACTGGACCATAACATGGCAGTTTGCAGAACTAGACCGCTTACGAAAGGGCAACGAACTTGAGCAAGGTAAGTATTTGGATGCACTTAACACGCTGGGGTTTTCTCTACACTTTAGTGCCTATGGCGACATCGCAAAAACGCCTTTTCCTGTCGCGAAAGACATTCAGCAACTTTATACTCGCTCTGGTGTCACCTCTGCGCTACTCACCATTTGGAGCAGTTTTAAAGAATACGTCGATGCCATTTATCAAAATAGTATTTCGCAGCTGGTTTTCTTTGTGCTTGCATTTATTAGCTACTTTTGGACTCGGCATATTTATGTCAGTAAAAGAATAAAACAAAATCGAAAACACATTCCGGTGTCCATTGGCGGCTGGGGAACACGAGGAAAATCAGGAACCGAGAGGCTGAAGTCGGCCTTATTTAGCAGTTTGGCGCTGAGAGTCGTGAGCAAGACCACGGGCTGTGAAGCAATGCTTATCTATTCAAAAATTTCTGGTGAGCAATATGAGATCCCACTATTTCGGCCTTTCGACAAAGCGAGTATTTGGGAGCAAGCTGATGTGCTACATTTTGCAAAGCAGGTAAAAGCGGACGTTTTCCTGTGGGAATGTATGGGCCTGACTCCGAGATATGTAAAAATTCTAGTGCGCTGGATGAAAGATAACTTCGCCACCATTACTAATGCCTACCCAGATCATGAAGATATTTTAGGCCCAACAGGCTTGGATGTAGCAAAAGAGATGTCTGCCTTTTTGGGTTACAACACCCAAGTGTTCACCGCCGAGCAGAATATGGCTTCAGTACTCAACTTGGCGGCGGAGCAAAAAAACACGTCACTCATTCAGATTCATTGGGGTGATGGGTATCAAATAACGCCTGACATTCTCGCAAAATATCCCTATGTTGAGCATCCGGATAACATCGCCTTAGTCTGCAAAATGGCGCAATATATTGGCATCAATAAAGACTATGTGTTCAAAGAAACGGCTTCTAGGGTTATTCCCGATGTTGGCGTGCTTCAGCAGTTTACGACTGCAAAGATTGGTGCAATCAGTCAAAGCTTTATCAACAGCATGTCTGCCAACGAACGCCTAGCAACGATAGAAAATTGGAAACGCTTAAACATCGTCGAACAGGGAAAGCAGGCGCAAATTGTTGCATTAATTAATAATCGTAACGACCGTGTAGCGCGCTCGCAAGTATTTGCGAACATTCTGGCCAATGATCTGCATTTTGATGCCATTGTGGTGATCGGCACCAATATCGATGGCTTCTTTAAGTACTTTATGGTTGCACTGGAAAATCTCTTACACAGTATTTTCAGCAATAACGACCACAACGCACTGCGCGATTTACTCAGGCGCCTTAGGCTCACATTATCGCGAGATGCGCTGATCGCATCATTAAATACTACGACAGACAAGCTACCTGAGTCTGCGTTTTCAAGCCTCGACTCGCTGCAGTCGCAACTTAATAATGAGGACGACACACATCATCCTACTCTAAAGCGTTTTGAAGCGTGGACAATTGCCCAGTCGCTTTTGGAAGTTGAAGACCTGAGCACTAGGCTTTCGCAAACCGCAGCGCTTGCAGAGCAACTTGCCTCTCTCAAATGTACGTTAGTGCATGATAGCGACATCAAGCCTGATGCTTTAAACCAAATCATTGCAAAACAAGCACTGCCAAATGAACACCAAATTATCGTCGGCATGCAAAATATCAAAGGCGCGGGACTGGGCTATGTTTACATGTGGCAAAAGTGGCAGTTGTTTAATCAGCATTGCGAGCGTCTGAGCCACCGCAACGTGACACAAACTGAGTTTAGAAATGGCTTAAGTAGAATTTTACAACAAGAGGAACTCAGCGCGATTGAATGCCAATACTTAGCTGACAAGCT
- a CDS encoding poly-gamma-glutamate biosynthesis protein PgsC/CapC: protein MDWTLTLFPSAGGLGQSVITCVWIGIAVVAFFNLRFGFPLTGLVVPGYLVPLFIVSPTSAWVIIVEAIVVYSLMRFFAKTLVERLGYAEMFGRDRFFAIVLLSIIVRVTMDVLFWPLVAAYLTQWDITFDYAAQLYSLGLIIIALTANVMWNGGFKYGIKVTAIQLVVTYIIIRFGLMAFTNFSIANLAVMYEAVAASIIAAPKAYIILVITAFIASRANLKYGWEFNGIMLPALLALQLMQPTKLLTSFVETAIILVFGYVVLNFTRLKHANIEGARLMLLFFNIGFVYKLILNYVVVGYFPTLKVTDTFAFGYMLSTLLALKIYQKNALGLVIRATFQTSIVGGFIAICIGFAIMVIPSLFVQSNTLAINETASDLTLGQVISNYKSQLYTQNAANVNVSQYVTEQQRSHFKQAIRLLKQDSESHYVEAATLLRQADFSLQRTTQFLVIKDNQQDHKRGLFIINLTAQKAHIISVPYPTAERLASEAGGILFSYWQSQAMAFGNARPNQSGDKNGKQSEFYSDFFMAMDIPEVVQLREINRQVSQLMHQHSLKEDAQMWIFNSVPSSVQQSELATLFNINDAHFGLAANAPLPYNQFHGQMIEAYLNSDSYSSLLSAYGLQRIDKDIDRISTSDESIQALIEAFSSHISAKGSGAFSALSDTSAALWEYEVLRPLFAITQNLEIVTTPETLEVRLSQINRVANLLQYQLTLVENNQGQFVAISPLDTKSAYNLGQGVYFIALLAKPSLTIAVPRPLFESNTLEFSGQLFTATHAKLLAIAGAHPYTSIDANVMAADNVRSLFNVVYQSAQRYFYDNPLLNLQIRSHSAPASIRPSALAYQFTTPNPIHNDTIAKLQRVLADLGVNTQTVSGQQATRGLELGTTPQSGYQLFAPKSELAALWLASDFKSHFAITNDALLQRLLAVAHTPKLKIIDLLALSPNDWHEASAQFIDALNVATGRYATTQHLPVLQALCQFESQCKISAFSTHRNGELGLMFTRDNALLALYLPRRNRIIDLATYAKAVHEGRYVLD from the coding sequence ATGGACTGGACGCTGACGCTATTCCCAAGCGCGGGCGGACTTGGGCAATCCGTTATCACGTGTGTTTGGATAGGCATCGCGGTTGTCGCATTTTTCAATCTAAGGTTTGGTTTCCCGTTAACTGGTTTAGTGGTGCCAGGTTACCTAGTCCCTTTATTTATCGTGAGCCCAACATCGGCTTGGGTGATCATTGTTGAGGCCATTGTTGTTTATAGCTTAATGCGGTTTTTTGCCAAAACACTTGTTGAGCGACTGGGCTATGCAGAAATGTTTGGCCGTGACCGATTTTTTGCCATCGTTTTGTTAAGCATTATTGTTCGAGTTACCATGGATGTGCTGTTTTGGCCGCTGGTCGCCGCGTACTTAACACAATGGGACATCACTTTTGATTACGCCGCACAGCTGTATAGCCTCGGGCTGATTATCATCGCCTTGACCGCCAATGTAATGTGGAATGGTGGCTTTAAATATGGCATAAAAGTCACCGCTATTCAGTTGGTTGTTACCTATATCATCATTCGTTTTGGATTGATGGCGTTTACCAACTTTAGCATTGCCAATCTTGCCGTCATGTACGAAGCTGTTGCAGCCTCAATTATTGCAGCCCCTAAAGCTTATATTATCTTGGTGATCACCGCTTTTATCGCATCAAGGGCTAATTTAAAGTACGGCTGGGAATTCAATGGCATTATGCTGCCAGCGCTGCTAGCACTACAACTGATGCAACCCACTAAGCTGCTCACATCATTCGTAGAAACAGCGATTATTTTGGTCTTTGGATATGTAGTCTTAAACTTTACCCGTTTAAAACACGCCAATATCGAAGGCGCGCGACTCATGCTGCTGTTTTTTAATATCGGCTTTGTCTACAAACTGATTTTAAACTACGTCGTCGTCGGTTACTTCCCAACCTTAAAAGTGACCGATACCTTTGCTTTTGGCTACATGCTATCGACCTTACTCGCCCTTAAAATTTACCAAAAAAATGCGCTAGGCCTTGTGATCCGTGCAACTTTTCAAACTTCAATTGTTGGTGGCTTTATCGCCATCTGTATCGGTTTTGCAATTATGGTTATTCCAAGCCTATTCGTACAAAGTAATACATTAGCGATAAATGAAACAGCCAGCGATTTAACGCTCGGCCAAGTGATCAGTAATTACAAGAGCCAGCTGTATACTCAAAATGCGGCTAACGTTAATGTCAGTCAATATGTGACCGAGCAGCAACGTAGCCACTTTAAACAAGCAATTAGGTTGCTTAAGCAGGATAGTGAGTCACACTATGTCGAGGCCGCCACCTTACTGCGTCAAGCCGACTTTTCTTTGCAACGTACAACACAATTTTTAGTAATAAAAGACAATCAACAAGATCACAAGCGCGGTCTGTTTATCATTAATTTAACTGCTCAAAAAGCCCATATCATCAGCGTCCCCTACCCCACTGCAGAGCGGCTTGCCAGTGAGGCGGGTGGGATATTGTTTTCCTATTGGCAAAGCCAGGCAATGGCGTTTGGCAATGCGCGACCTAACCAAAGTGGCGATAAGAACGGTAAACAAAGCGAGTTCTATAGTGACTTTTTTATGGCGATGGATATTCCAGAGGTCGTCCAACTCAGAGAAATTAATCGGCAAGTAAGCCAGTTGATGCACCAACACAGTTTAAAAGAAGACGCACAGATGTGGATATTTAACAGTGTGCCAAGCTCAGTACAACAATCTGAACTTGCTACCTTGTTTAACATCAACGATGCACACTTTGGTCTCGCGGCAAATGCACCTTTACCTTACAACCAGTTCCATGGCCAGATGATTGAGGCGTATTTAAACTCGGATAGCTATTCGTCGTTGCTAAGCGCATATGGCCTGCAACGTATCGACAAAGACATAGATAGAATAAGCACAAGTGATGAGAGCATACAGGCACTTATTGAAGCATTTTCTAGTCACATTAGCGCCAAGGGTAGCGGTGCATTTAGCGCACTGAGCGATACCAGTGCTGCACTGTGGGAATATGAAGTGTTAAGGCCGCTATTTGCCATCACCCAAAACCTCGAGATAGTAACAACGCCGGAAACGCTTGAGGTAAGGTTGAGCCAGATAAATCGCGTAGCAAACCTATTACAGTATCAATTAACTTTAGTTGAAAATAACCAAGGGCAATTCGTTGCAATTTCTCCTTTAGATACCAAATCTGCCTATAATTTGGGTCAAGGGGTGTACTTTATTGCCTTGCTGGCTAAACCATCCCTCACCATTGCGGTGCCTAGACCACTCTTTGAAAGTAACACCTTGGAGTTCTCTGGGCAGTTGTTTACGGCCACCCATGCAAAGTTACTGGCAATCGCTGGTGCTCATCCGTATACCAGCATAGATGCAAATGTAATGGCAGCCGACAACGTGCGGTCATTATTTAATGTGGTGTATCAAAGTGCACAGCGCTACTTTTATGATAACCCCTTACTTAATTTACAGATCCGCAGTCATAGCGCGCCAGCAAGCATCAGACCTTCAGCGCTTGCATACCAATTCACAACGCCTAACCCTATTCATAATGACACTATTGCTAAACTTCAAAGGGTGCTAGCTGATCTTGGTGTTAATACTCAAACCGTTTCAGGACAACAAGCAACCAGAGGATTAGAACTCGGTACCACACCGCAGTCGGGGTATCAGCTGTTCGCGCCAAAAAGTGAGTTAGCAGCACTGTGGTTGGCATCAGATTTTAAATCGCACTTTGCCATTACCAACGATGCTTTATTGCAACGCCTTTTAGCCGTTGCACACACACCTAAACTCAAAATAATCGATTTGCTTGCCCTCTCTCCAAATGATTGGCATGAGGCCAGTGCACAATTTATTGACGCACTTAATGTGGCCACTGGGCGTTATGCCACCACCCAACATTTACCGGTGCTCCAAGCACTTTGTCAATTTGAAAGCCAATGTAAAATAAGCGCCTTTAGCACGCATAGAAATGGTGAGCTGGGATTAATGTTTACCCGTGACAACGCACTGCTCGCGCTATACTTACCAAGAAGAAATCGCATTATTGATTTAGCCACTTATGCAAAAGCGGTTCATGAGGGGCGTTATGTACTGGATTAA